From Acidovorax sp. 1608163:
GCCACCGGGGCTGCGCGATGCAAAGGGCTCGAATAGGCGGCTGCGGATTTCATCCGGCACGCCGGGGCCGGCGTCGCAGATGTGCAGCAGCACGGCGTTGTCGGTGGTTTCTGCGTCGATGTGCACGGGGCTGTGGGTTGCTGCCGCTGTTGCGCCGCCACCGGCATCGGTATACCCGGCATCGGACGCCAGTGCGATGCGCGCGTTCTCTAGCAAGTTGGTCAGCGCCTGGTCCACGCGCCGGGGGTCGGCCTGCAGCACCAGCGGCTGGGCCAGGCCCGCACCCAGGCTCACCTCCGGCAGGCGCAGGGCCGCGTTGCGCACATGGGCGGCCAGGTCCAGTTCACGGGGCACCAGCTTCCAGGGCTTGGCAAAGTCCAGCAGGTCGTGCGTCAGGTTGGCAATGCGCGCCACTTGGTCGGCCACCTCGCGCCGCGTCTCGCCGGGCGCCGCGGCCACGGCCACGGCCATCGAGATGATGTTGAGCGGGTTGCGGATATCGTGCGCCACCGTGGCGGCCAGCGCACCCAGCTCGGCCAGCCGCGCTTGCAACTGGCGCTCGCGTTCGCGGGCGGCAAACTGCTGGGCCTGCTCTACGCGCGCAGCGGCTTCAGCCACCACCGTACCAAACAGTTCGGCCACATGGCGCGGCCCGGGCGGTGCAGCGTCCCAGCCCTGCAGCGTGGTTTGCCAGCCTTGCTCGCCCGGGGTGCACACCAGCTGCGGGGTGCTCCCCGGTGGCGTTGATGGGGCTGATGACGTTGAGGGTGTTGTTGATGCGGACGGAGCGCCAATCTGCACCTCCACCTGCGTGCCAATGCGCGCACTCAGCAGCATGGCGGCCTGCTGCGCCAGGGCCTCGGGCGTCTCCGCCGACAGCAGCGCGCTGCGCCACGCACCCAGGTCGGCAATCGACACCTCACCCCCTGGGTAGATCAGCCGCTCGGCCACGCGGCGCACCGGGCCGTTGAGCGCCAGCACACTGGCCGCTACCGCCAGCCCACCCAGCCAGCGCGATTCAAACGGCAGCAGTGGCGTGAGCGCCAGCACCACCGCCCCCAGCGCCAGCAGCAGCGCCCACACCAAGGCGCGGCGCGCCCAGGCATTGGCCACAAACACGCCGTAGCGCAAGATGCCGTAGACCAAAATCAACGAGTACAGTGGCAGGCCGAGCAAGGGAAACGGATAGATCGGAAGATCCAGCACCGCAATGCCGTAGCCCGCCAGGCACAGCAGGCCCCACAGGCACGATGCGGTGACCGCAGCAATTTGCCGAAACTTTTGCCCGTCGCCAGACTGGCGTGCACGCAGCAAAGCATGCACCAGCACCGCCACACCTCCAATGCCCAGAATGACCCAGGCCATGCTGGCCACAGCGCCTACGGTGTCTGCAACCGCAATCCAGCCTATGTCACGGTGATGGATCAAGTGCCCTGGCACCAAAACCATGGAAACCACCGTAGCGCACCCGCCCAGCGCATAGGCTGCCGCAACACCCCAGCGTCCCAAGTCCACACGGCAAAACACCGTGCAGAAATGAAAGAACAGCGCAGAGGCAAATGGCGCCGTC
This genomic window contains:
- a CDS encoding sensor histidine kinase, which codes for MLIHAVLGFSVLETLVLAAVLLAWADRVAGARLLAAFLTGISLWMVGNELPNWLGPETEPVAMRLLATAPFASALFFHFCTVFCRVDLGRWGVAAAYALGGCATVVSMVLVPGHLIHHRDIGWIAVADTVGAVASMAWVILGIGGVAVLVHALLRARQSGDGQKFRQIAAVTASCLWGLLCLAGYGIAVLDLPIYPFPLLGLPLYSLILVYGILRYGVFVANAWARRALVWALLLALGAVVLALTPLLPFESRWLGGLAVAASVLALNGPVRRVAERLIYPGGEVSIADLGAWRSALLSAETPEALAQQAAMLLSARIGTQVEVQIGAPSASTTPSTSSAPSTPPGSTPQLVCTPGEQGWQTTLQGWDAAPPGPRHVAELFGTVVAEAAARVEQAQQFAARERERQLQARLAELGALAATVAHDIRNPLNIISMAVAVAAAPGETRREVADQVARIANLTHDLLDFAKPWKLVPRELDLAAHVRNAALRLPEVSLGAGLAQPLVLQADPRRVDQALTNLLENARIALASDAGYTDAGGGATAAATHSPVHIDAETTDNAVLLHICDAGPGVPDEIRSRLFEPFASRSPGGTGLGLAIVARIMAAHGGSVALTERPPWSTCFTLRFPLTTTQRLP